From Erigeron canadensis isolate Cc75 chromosome 8, C_canadensis_v1, whole genome shotgun sequence, one genomic window encodes:
- the LOC122579973 gene encoding homeobox-leucine zipper protein ATHB-40, protein MTTNMKTQTQTQVDEQMVLLSQYYPGIYDQLIPEQGEVVKPRRRRKKNKADGSGSGMRKRKLSDQQVTMLEENFGNEHKLESERKDRLASELGLDPRQVAVWFQNRRARWKSKKLEEEYNKLKTEHDSTVLDKCRLETEVLKLKEQLSEAEKEINRLVERSDGISSTSPSSSFSMEAMEPPFLGGFGMEGLENVFYLPENNYIQGLDWLNI, encoded by the exons ATGACAACCAATATGAAAACCCAAACTCAAACTCAGGTTGATGAGCAAATGGTTCTCCTCTCCCAGTATTATCCTGGGATATATGACCAACTAATACCAGAACAAG GGGAAGTGGTGAAACCAAGAAGAAGGCGAAAGAAGAACAAAGCAGATGGAAGTGGCAGTGGGATGAGAAAAAGGAAACTAAGTGATCAGCAAGTGACCATGTTAGAAGAAAACTTTGGAAATGAACACAAGCTGGAATCAGAAAGAAAGGACCGGCTAGCCTCTGAGCTCGGGTTAGACCCGCGCCAAGTGGCTGTTTGGTTCCAGAACCGCAGGGCTCGATGGAAGAGCAAGAAGCTTGAAGAGGAATACAACAAGCTGAAAACTGAACATGACTCCACTGTTCTTGACAAATGCCGCCTTGAAACTGAG GTATTGAAGCTCAAAGAGCAACTCTCTGAAGCAGAAAAGGAGATAAATCGACTTGTGGAGAGGTCAGACGGAATATCGAGCACAAGCCCGAGTTCGTCATTCTCTATGGAAGCGATGGAGCCGCCATTTCTCGGGGGATTTGGGATGGAAGGGTTGGAGAATGTATTTTACTTGCCGGAAAACAACTATATACAGGGATTGGATTGGTTGAACATCTAA